One genomic window of Bactrocera dorsalis isolate Fly_Bdor chromosome 4, ASM2337382v1, whole genome shotgun sequence includes the following:
- the LOC105232104 gene encoding protein maelstrom 1 has translation MPKKQARNGFMIFTMDWKSKCGRHLTLQEATTEAGRIWASMTIQERGPYNERAKQEKVGLKSGRAPKLTCTGKAIEEVERERKDAEDRERTMKRTIDNTVRNSVKNCQFKTQPYYFVMVNYFTRSLGSGCYVPAEISVAKYSLQEGVCRTYHSFINPGSEMYGLQYEAQHHSENTHKLPLPPNAKGERDLGLVYNNILDFIRDPETGEYPPIYTHRDSIPVVQSVLEFLKSDVSARDVVCDTYSIQYLLYILKDTAMKLNGSDKQISSYITDADFERDFFEYQTGIACTYHEEIDKSKYCTQSCVVRWGYMFSDSLCGEVAVDLIPGRHVPATTNLEAIINPAPSTHADTESQISINSESTFATKAVSERTIYYDYQKAYTPARANYTDRSSLAYDGDDFPTLGAGSSRKKPGFIVSSAPAKTSRMHTAQQMIMDGDSPDSTIDINPWTLRSRNVPRKPDTSHFDINYTRDETTDSESSTPVGYGRGRMRNNVSSTSNVTAGSGRGKLFQRLYK, from the exons ATGCCGAAAAAACAAGCAAGAAATGGTTTTATGATTTTTACCATGGATTGGAAGTCTAAGTGTGGTAGACACTTAACATTGCAGGAAGCTACAACAGAGGCTGGCCGAATATGGGCA TCAATGACGATCCAGGAGCGTGGTCCATATAATGAGCGCGCTAAGCAGGAAAAAGTGGGCTTAAAATCTGGCAGAGCACCAAAACTTACCTGTACTGGTAAGGCCATTGAAGAAGTAGAAAGAGAACGAAAGGATGCCGAGGATCGTGAACGGACCATGAAACGGACTATCGACAACACTGTGCGAAACAGTGTTAAGAATTGCC AATTTAAAACACAACCGTACTACTTTGTGATGGTTAATTATTTCACACGTTCACTTGGAAGCGGTTGTTATGTGCCGGCTGAAATTTCTGTTGCTAAATATTCATTACAAGAAGGTGTTTGCCGCACATATCATAGTTTTATAAATCCTG GATCTGAAATGTATGGTTTACAATATGAGGCACAGCATCATTCGGAAAACACACACAAGTTACCATTACCGCCAAATGCTAAAGGCGAAAGAGATTTAGGTTtagtttataataatatactagATTTTATACGTGATCCAGAAACTGGCGAGTATCCGCCAATTTATACTCACCGCGATTCCATACCAGTTGTTCAATCTGTTTTGGAATTTCTCAAATCCGATGTATCCGCAAGAGATGTCGTATGTGACACATATTCTATACAATATCTCTTGTATATACTCAAAGATACTGCTATGAAATTAAATGGATCAGATAAACAAATTTCTAGCTACATTACGGATGCTGATTTCGAAAGGGACTTTTTCGAATATCAAACTGGTATAGCTTGCACT TATCATGAAGAAATTGataaaagcaaatattgtaCACAATCCTGTGTAGTCCGCTGGGGATACATGTTTTCTGATTCACTATGTGGCGAAGTTGCTGTGGATTTGATACCTGGCCGTCATGTGCCCGCCACAACTAACTTAGAAGCCATTATAAATCCAGCTCCAAGCACCCATGCCGACACTGAATcgcaaatttcaataaatagtGAAAGTACTTTCGCTACCAAAGCCGTATCCGAAAGAACCATTTACTATGATTACCAAAAGGCATATACACCAGCACGTGCCAACTACACTGATCGTTCTTCGTTGGCGTACGATGGCGACGATTTCCCAACGCTTGGAGCTGGTTCGTCGCGTAAGAAACCGGGATTTATTGTTTCATCTGCACCAGCTAAAACTAGCCGTATGCACACTGCACAACAGATGATAATGGATGGTGACTCACCGGATTCTACCATTGATATAAATCCATGGACATTGCGTTCGCGTAATGTACCGCGAAAACCAGATACCTCACACTTCGATATAAACTATACACGTGACGAGACCACTGATTCTGAGTCGTCCACACCGGTTGGTTATGGGCGTGGCAGAATGCGCAATAACGTATCTTCGACTAGCAATGTAACAGCAGGATCAGGACGTGGCAAGCTATTCCAACGTTTGTATAAATAg